From Motacilla alba alba isolate MOTALB_02 chromosome 9, Motacilla_alba_V1.0_pri, whole genome shotgun sequence, a single genomic window includes:
- the PFN2 gene encoding profilin-2 has protein sequence MAGWQSYVDNLMCDGCCQEAAIVGYCDAKYVWAATAGGIFQSITPGEIDMIVGKDREGFFTNGLTLGAKKCSVIRDSLYVDGDCTMDIRTKSQGGEPTYNVAVGRAGRVLVFVMGKEGVHGGGLNKKAYSMAKYLRLWVLVVRQTVKY, from the exons ATGGCCGGCTGGCAGAGCTACGTGGACAACCTGATGTGCgatggctgctgccaggaggcCGCCATTGTGGGCTACTGCGACGCCAAGTACGTCTGGGCAGCCACGGCCGGCGGCATCTTCCAGAGCATCACG CCAGGAGAAATAGATATGATTGTAGGAAAAGACCGAGAGGGTTTCTTCACCAATGGTCTGACCCTTGGTGCAAAGAAGTGCTCTGTGATCAGAGATAGCCTGTATGTCGATGGTGACTGCACAATGGACATCAGGACAAAGAGTCAAGGTGGTGAGCCGACATACAATGTTGCTGTAGGCAGAGCTGGACGAG tctTGGTCTTTGTAATGGGCAAAGAAGGGGTCCATGGAGGCGGATTGAATAAGAAGGCATACTCAATGGCAAAATACTTGAGACTCTGGGTTCTAGTTGTTAGGCAGACTGTTAAGTATTAG